From the Mycoplasmatota bacterium genome, one window contains:
- a CDS encoding Dabb family protein yields the protein MVKHIVMWKLKDNYKGQSKLEIAKEIKKRLEGLKEVINEVKTIEVGINQVDDEQAYDLVLYTVFNKEEDLKIYQNHPAHLKVVDYIRQVNEQRVVVDYTVDTKLAQTTHK from the coding sequence ATGGTTAAACATATTGTCATGTGGAAATTAAAAGATAATTATAAGGGTCAATCTAAATTAGAAATTGCAAAAGAAATAAAAAAAAGATTAGAAGGTTTAAAAGAGGTAATCAATGAAGTTAAAACAATTGAAGTAGGGATAAATCAAGTGGATGATGAACAAGCCTATGATCTTGTGTTATACACAGTATTTAACAAAGAAGAAGATTTAAAAATATATCAAAATCATCCTGCTCATCTTAAAGTAGTGGATTATATACGTCAAGTAAATGAACAAAGAGTTGTTGTAGATTATACAGTTGATACTAAATTAGCGCAAACAACTCATAAATAA